A window from Mycolicibacterium tokaiense encodes these proteins:
- a CDS encoding PQQ-dependent sugar dehydrogenase produces the protein MISAVRTLVSTMAALLVVSCAESPTSHSEPPGQGVTDVATGLAVPWGIAFLPDGSALIAERNTGAIMHRLPTGAVTEAGRVADVQARGEGGLLGLATTGSTVYAYVTTGSDNRVVRVDFDGSALGAQTPILTGIPAGSIHDGGRIAFGPDGKLYVATGERGTPELAQDLSSLGGKILRINPDGSIPADNPDPQSPVWSYGHRNVQGLAWDPAGRMWATEYGARTWDELNLIQPGGNYGWPTVEGRAGRDGLIDPVLQWSTDEASPSGLAYHAGSLWVAALRGQRLIRIPVAADGALGPSSPLFVNQFGRLRTVVGAPDGSLWFTTSNRDGRGDARDGDDRILQFRE, from the coding sequence ATGATCTCAGCAGTGCGCACCCTGGTATCCACGATGGCCGCACTGCTCGTGGTGTCGTGTGCCGAGAGTCCGACCTCGCACAGTGAGCCGCCTGGTCAGGGCGTCACCGATGTCGCCACCGGCCTGGCAGTGCCGTGGGGCATCGCGTTTCTGCCCGACGGCAGCGCGCTGATCGCCGAACGCAATACCGGTGCCATCATGCATCGCCTGCCGACTGGCGCCGTCACCGAGGCCGGCCGAGTGGCCGACGTCCAGGCGCGCGGTGAAGGCGGTCTACTGGGATTGGCCACTACGGGGTCCACGGTGTACGCCTATGTGACCACCGGCTCGGACAACCGGGTGGTCCGGGTGGACTTCGACGGTTCAGCGCTGGGAGCCCAGACGCCCATTCTGACGGGAATCCCCGCGGGATCCATTCACGATGGCGGGCGCATCGCGTTCGGGCCGGACGGCAAGCTGTACGTGGCCACCGGCGAACGCGGCACACCTGAACTGGCGCAGGATCTTTCGTCGTTGGGCGGCAAGATTCTGCGGATCAACCCCGACGGGTCCATACCCGCGGACAACCCCGACCCGCAGTCACCGGTGTGGTCCTACGGCCACCGAAACGTGCAGGGGTTGGCGTGGGACCCGGCGGGGCGCATGTGGGCCACGGAGTATGGCGCGCGAACCTGGGATGAACTCAATCTGATCCAACCGGGCGGCAACTACGGGTGGCCGACGGTGGAGGGCCGCGCTGGACGCGACGGCCTGATCGACCCGGTGCTGCAGTGGTCTACCGACGAGGCATCGCCGTCCGGATTGGCCTACCACGCCGGGTCGCTCTGGGTGGCGGCGCTGCGCGGCCAGCGGTTGATCCGGATCCCGGTCGCCGCCGACGGTGCGCTGGGACCGTCGTCTCCGTTGTTCGTCAACCAGTTCGGCCGCTTGCGCACGGTGGTCGGCGCACCCGATGGTTCGCTGTGGTTCACCACGAGCAACCGCGACGGCCGCGGCGACGCCCGAGACGGGGATGACCGGATCCTGCAGTTCCGGGAGTGA
- a CDS encoding NAD(P)/FAD-dependent oxidoreductase → MTIPKRPRVLIIGGGFGGLFCARRLARADVEITLLDRAASHLFQPLLYQCATGKLSIGHISRPLREEFSGRANVRALLGEAIELDPDRRTVTALRPDETTFTIDYDVVVLAVGMQQSYLGNERFAEWAPGMKTLDDALEIRQRVLIAFEIAETLPPGPERASWLTFAVAGGGPTGVELAGQIREMATRTLANEFHHIDPGEARVLLFDGGQRVLKSFAPELSEKATASLRELGVEMHLGVHVTDVRRDGATVTPKNGDPSVEFSTRTVLWTAGVEAVPFARHVADVLGAATDRSGRIEVEPDLSVAGHPEVFVIGDLAGRDNLPGVAENAMQGGLHAARCIRRDLAGRPRRRYRYHDLGSAAYISHRNALLQLGPLRVAGGLGWLAWGLIHIAFLTGVKNRVSTISTWLAYIARPGRYHRAFMLGAADRPEQRYTYSNWDPDEPVHDVRAPLRTAANATASPKEEGAHVQKP, encoded by the coding sequence ATGACGATCCCGAAACGGCCCAGGGTGTTGATCATCGGCGGCGGGTTCGGCGGGCTGTTCTGCGCCCGCCGCCTGGCGCGTGCCGACGTCGAGATCACCCTGCTGGATCGGGCCGCCAGCCACCTGTTCCAACCCCTGCTGTACCAGTGCGCCACCGGCAAGCTGAGCATCGGGCACATCAGCCGGCCGCTGCGGGAGGAATTCTCCGGGCGCGCCAATGTGCGTGCGCTGCTCGGCGAGGCCATCGAGCTCGACCCCGACCGCCGCACCGTCACTGCGTTGCGGCCCGACGAGACCACGTTCACCATCGACTACGACGTGGTGGTGCTGGCCGTCGGAATGCAGCAGTCCTACCTGGGCAACGAGCGGTTCGCGGAGTGGGCGCCGGGCATGAAGACCCTGGACGATGCCCTGGAGATCCGGCAGCGGGTGCTGATCGCCTTCGAGATCGCCGAAACCCTGCCGCCCGGTCCGGAGCGGGCGAGCTGGCTCACCTTCGCCGTCGCGGGCGGCGGGCCCACCGGTGTCGAATTGGCGGGTCAGATCCGGGAGATGGCGACGCGCACGCTGGCCAACGAGTTCCACCACATCGACCCGGGTGAGGCCCGAGTGCTGCTGTTCGACGGCGGGCAACGGGTGCTCAAGAGCTTCGCGCCCGAACTGTCGGAGAAGGCCACCGCCTCGCTCCGGGAGCTGGGTGTGGAGATGCATCTCGGCGTGCACGTCACCGACGTGCGCCGCGACGGCGCCACTGTCACCCCGAAGAACGGCGACCCGTCCGTCGAGTTCTCCACCCGTACGGTGCTGTGGACGGCCGGCGTCGAGGCGGTGCCCTTCGCCCGCCACGTCGCCGACGTGCTCGGCGCCGCCACCGACCGGTCCGGCCGCATCGAGGTGGAACCCGACCTCTCGGTCGCGGGCCACCCGGAGGTGTTCGTCATCGGCGATCTCGCCGGACGTGACAACCTGCCCGGGGTCGCGGAGAACGCCATGCAGGGTGGGTTGCACGCCGCCCGGTGCATCCGCCGCGACCTGGCCGGCCGCCCACGACGCCGCTACCGCTACCACGATCTGGGATCGGCGGCCTACATCAGTCACCGCAACGCGCTCCTGCAACTCGGCCCGCTGCGGGTCGCCGGCGGGCTCGGATGGCTCGCGTGGGGGCTGATCCACATCGCCTTCCTCACCGGTGTGAAGAACCGCGTCAGCACGATCTCCACCTGGTTGGCCTACATCGCCCGGCCCGGCCGCTACCACCGGGCGTTCATGCTGGGGGCCGCGGACCGACCGGAACAGCGCTACACCTACTCCAACTGGGACCCCGACGAACCGGTTCACGACGTCCGAGCCCCGTTACGCACGGCGGCGAATGCCACAGCAAGCCCGAAAGAGGAAGGTGCACATGTCCAAAAACCATGA
- a CDS encoding ectoine synthase — MIVRTTHEITGTDRDVSAKDWRSKRIVLAGDGVGFSFHETTINADSVSEFHYRHHVEAVWVVDGSGTLTDLETGQSYPLAPGTMYLLNGHERHRVTCDEQLRMLCVFNPPVTGQEVHDESGAYPASVS; from the coding sequence ATGATCGTTCGAACCACCCATGAGATCACCGGAACCGACCGTGACGTCTCGGCAAAGGATTGGCGCTCCAAGCGCATCGTCCTGGCCGGCGACGGCGTTGGGTTCTCGTTCCACGAGACCACCATCAATGCGGACTCGGTGAGCGAATTCCACTACCGCCATCATGTCGAAGCGGTCTGGGTGGTGGACGGGTCCGGCACCCTGACCGATCTCGAGACCGGCCAGTCCTATCCACTGGCCCCGGGGACCATGTATCTGCTCAATGGTCATGAGCGCCACCGGGTGACCTGCGACGAGCAGTTGCGGATGCTGTGTGTGTTCAATCCGCCCGTCACCGGTCAAGAGGTTCATGACGAGTCCGGCGCCTACCCGGCAAGCGTCTCATGA
- the thpD gene encoding ectoine hydroxylase: MSAPSVAPLRDTYPTRLDHAAQPIARIEPTVWATEFSGPLDAGALETMDRRGYLLRPSTVGPDWIPPLTQELERIGSALGDDPRIIREPGGSVRSIFQPHLLSEVIEEVLGLDTVLPVARQLLGSDVYLHQARINVMPGFVGTGFYWHSDFETWHAEDGMPSMRAVSCSISLSDNFPYNGALMVMPGSHRTFYPCVGQTPADNHRNSLVKQELGVPDRATLTEAATRFGIDQAVGTAGTGLWFDSNLMHGSGSNITPFPRSNVFLVFNSVENQLGHPYAAASPRPEYLAAREVQPLRSGL, translated from the coding sequence ATGAGCGCGCCCAGCGTTGCGCCGCTGCGCGACACCTATCCCACCCGGCTGGACCATGCGGCCCAGCCCATCGCACGCATCGAGCCCACCGTGTGGGCCACGGAGTTCAGCGGACCATTGGACGCCGGCGCACTCGAGACGATGGATCGTCGCGGTTACCTGCTGCGGCCCTCGACGGTGGGGCCGGACTGGATACCGCCGCTGACCCAGGAGCTGGAACGCATCGGAAGCGCGCTGGGCGACGATCCCAGGATCATCCGCGAGCCCGGTGGCAGCGTGCGTTCCATCTTCCAGCCGCACCTGCTCAGCGAGGTGATCGAGGAGGTGCTCGGCCTGGATACGGTACTGCCGGTGGCGCGCCAGTTGCTGGGCAGCGACGTGTACCTGCATCAGGCCAGGATCAACGTGATGCCGGGCTTCGTCGGCACCGGCTTCTACTGGCATTCGGACTTCGAGACCTGGCACGCGGAAGACGGGATGCCGTCCATGCGGGCGGTGTCGTGTTCGATTTCGCTATCGGACAACTTCCCCTACAACGGTGCGCTGATGGTCATGCCGGGCTCACACCGGACCTTCTACCCGTGTGTCGGTCAGACTCCCGCCGACAACCACCGAAACTCTTTGGTGAAGCAGGAGCTCGGGGTTCCGGATCGGGCAACACTGACCGAGGCGGCCACCCGCTTCGGCATCGATCAGGCGGTGGGCACCGCCGGTACGGGGCTGTGGTTCGACTCGAACCTGATGCACGGCTCCGGTTCCAACATCACCCCTTTCCCACGCTCCAACGTCTTCCTGGTGTTCAACTCGGTGGAGAATCAACTCGGCCACCCATACGCCGCTGCGTCGCCGCGCCCCGAATACCTTGCCGCGCGGGAGGTTCAACCGCTGCGCTCCGGTCTCTGA
- a CDS encoding MFS transporter, whose product MVREEGTPDGSASASVPAPPKRDVRRAIAASAIGNATEWFDYGIYAYGVTYISAAMFPGDTQRSTLLALMTFAVSFLMRPLGGFVWGPLGDKLGRKRVLAMTILLMAAATFCVGLVPSYASIGFWAPVLLVVLRMVQGFSTGGEYGGAATFMAEYAPSRRRGLLGSFLEFGTLAGFSAGALLMLTVSLVLPDDQMQEWGWRVPFLIAAPLGLIGFYLRSKLQESPVYRELEESGQDENVSSGFRSLVTQYRGPIVRLAGLVVALNVVNYTLLSYMPTYLETSIGLSTDMSLVIPIIGQLAMMVFLPFAGLLSDRVGRKPLWWVSLVGLFVAVVPMFMLMSTGPIGALIGFAVLGLLYVPQLATISATFPALFPTQVRFAGFAIAYNVSTSIFGGTAPAVNEWLVGETGNNLWPAFYMMASCVVGALALIRMPETARCPINGTEVPGTADAPPPEEYELADGGR is encoded by the coding sequence ATGGTCCGCGAAGAAGGAACACCGGACGGGTCGGCGTCGGCGTCGGTGCCGGCACCGCCGAAACGCGATGTGCGACGAGCCATCGCGGCATCCGCCATCGGCAACGCCACCGAATGGTTCGACTACGGCATCTATGCCTACGGCGTGACCTACATTTCGGCGGCGATGTTCCCGGGCGACACACAGCGCAGCACACTGCTGGCGTTGATGACGTTCGCGGTGTCCTTCCTGATGAGGCCGCTGGGCGGATTCGTCTGGGGGCCCCTGGGGGACAAGTTGGGCCGCAAGCGGGTCCTGGCCATGACGATTCTGCTGATGGCTGCGGCCACCTTCTGCGTCGGCCTGGTGCCCTCCTACGCGTCCATCGGGTTCTGGGCGCCGGTGCTGCTGGTGGTCCTGCGGATGGTGCAGGGCTTCTCCACCGGCGGCGAGTACGGCGGAGCGGCCACCTTCATGGCCGAGTACGCGCCCTCGCGCCGCCGCGGTCTGTTGGGCAGCTTCCTGGAATTCGGCACACTGGCGGGCTTTTCCGCGGGCGCGTTGCTGATGCTCACCGTCTCGCTGGTGCTGCCCGACGACCAGATGCAGGAGTGGGGATGGCGGGTCCCGTTTCTGATCGCCGCCCCGTTGGGGCTCATCGGGTTCTACCTGCGCTCGAAGCTGCAGGAGTCCCCGGTGTACCGGGAACTGGAGGAGTCCGGGCAGGACGAGAACGTCAGCTCCGGGTTCAGGAGTCTGGTGACGCAGTACCGCGGCCCCATCGTGCGTCTCGCCGGTCTGGTGGTGGCGCTCAACGTCGTGAACTACACGCTGCTGAGCTACATGCCGACCTACCTGGAGACCTCCATCGGGCTGTCCACCGACATGTCGCTGGTGATCCCCATCATCGGGCAGCTCGCCATGATGGTGTTCCTCCCGTTCGCAGGTCTGCTGTCGGACCGGGTGGGCCGCAAGCCGCTGTGGTGGGTGTCTCTGGTCGGACTGTTCGTGGCCGTGGTGCCGATGTTCATGCTGATGTCCACCGGACCCATCGGAGCTCTGATCGGCTTCGCAGTACTGGGTCTGCTCTACGTCCCGCAGTTGGCCACCATCTCAGCGACGTTCCCCGCGCTGTTCCCCACCCAGGTGAGGTTCGCCGGTTTCGCGATCGCCTACAACGTTTCGACGTCGATCTTCGGTGGGACGGCACCCGCGGTGAACGAGTGGCTGGTGGGAGAGACGGGCAACAACCTGTGGCCCGCGTTCTATATGATGGCCTCGTGCGTGGTCGGCGCTCTGGCGCTGATCCGGATGCCGGAGACGGCCCGTTGCCCCATCAACGGCACCGAGGTTCCCGGCACCGCTGACGCCCCGCCCCCGGAAGAGTACGAGCTGGCCGATGGCGGACGATGA
- the ectB gene encoding diaminobutyrate--2-oxoglutarate transaminase — protein MTAQSIAVPTLESPIAEVFASVESEVRSYCRNWPTTMVTAQGSWITDSTGRRYLDFFAGAGALNYGHNNPLLKQALIDYLVNDGIVHSLDMATAAKADFLETFDQLILQPRGLDYKVQFPGPTGANSVEAALKLARKVTGRESIISFTNAFHGMTLGALSVTGNSMKRAGAGIPLVHATPMPYDNYFGGITEDFLWFERVLDDFGGGLNTPAAVIVETVQGEGGLNVARPEWLRALADLCRRRDILLIVDDVQMGCGRTGPFFSFEDAGIVPDIVTLSKSISGYGLPMALTLLRRDLDVWSPGEHNGTFRGHNPAFVTATVALKNYWETANFAEETKTKGDYLRRRLEGIADAHPGVSTRGRGMAQGLKFDDESSAAAVCRRSFEHGLLMETSGPRDEVVKLLPALTTSIDDLDTGLDVLAESLATVASS, from the coding sequence ATGACCGCACAATCGATTGCCGTCCCCACGCTCGAATCACCCATCGCCGAGGTGTTCGCCTCGGTGGAGTCCGAAGTGCGCAGCTACTGTCGCAACTGGCCCACCACCATGGTCACGGCGCAAGGCTCGTGGATCACCGACAGCACCGGACGGCGCTATCTCGACTTCTTCGCCGGCGCCGGCGCACTGAACTACGGCCACAACAATCCGCTGCTCAAACAGGCTCTGATCGACTACTTGGTCAACGACGGTATCGTGCATTCCCTCGACATGGCCACGGCCGCCAAGGCCGATTTCCTCGAGACCTTCGACCAGCTGATCCTGCAGCCCCGGGGTCTCGACTACAAGGTCCAGTTCCCCGGACCGACGGGCGCCAACTCGGTGGAGGCGGCCCTCAAGCTGGCCAGGAAGGTGACCGGCCGCGAGTCGATCATCAGTTTCACCAACGCTTTTCACGGAATGACGCTGGGCGCCCTGTCGGTCACCGGAAACTCGATGAAGCGCGCCGGTGCCGGAATTCCACTGGTGCACGCCACTCCGATGCCCTATGACAACTATTTCGGCGGTATCACCGAGGACTTCCTCTGGTTCGAGCGGGTGCTTGACGATTTTGGTGGCGGGCTCAACACTCCGGCTGCTGTGATCGTCGAGACGGTCCAGGGTGAGGGCGGGCTCAATGTCGCGCGGCCGGAGTGGCTGCGCGCCCTCGCCGACCTCTGCCGGCGCCGCGACATCCTGCTCATCGTCGACGACGTGCAGATGGGCTGCGGCCGGACCGGACCCTTCTTCAGCTTCGAAGACGCCGGCATCGTTCCCGACATCGTCACACTGTCGAAGTCCATCAGCGGGTACGGGTTGCCGATGGCGCTGACGTTGTTACGCCGTGATCTCGATGTGTGGTCCCCCGGAGAGCACAACGGGACCTTCCGCGGACACAACCCGGCCTTCGTCACCGCCACCGTCGCCCTGAAAAACTACTGGGAGACGGCGAATTTCGCCGAGGAAACCAAGACCAAGGGTGATTACCTCCGTCGGCGCCTCGAGGGCATCGCCGACGCACACCCCGGCGTCAGCACCCGGGGCCGGGGCATGGCGCAGGGGCTGAAGTTCGACGACGAGTCGTCGGCAGCCGCCGTGTGCCGGCGGTCCTTCGAGCACGGACTGTTGATGGAGACCAGCGGACCCCGAGACGAGGTGGTGAAGCTGCTGCCTGCTCTGACCACCTCGATCGACGACCTGGACACCGGGCTGGATGTGCTGGCCGAGTCGCTCGCCACCGTGGCGTCCTCCTGA
- a CDS encoding DUF2256 domain-containing protein translates to MRRPAPTRRAPLQPPERPSAPSCLARWDTYRATPVGTRPSGTAEEKQLGKDTETKICAACGRPFHNRKKWRSRGQWDQILYCSRRCRGAAR, encoded by the coding sequence ATGCGGAGGCCAGCGCCAACCCGGCGGGCCCCGCTCCAACCACCAGAACGTCCATCGGCTCCATCGTGCCTGGCCCGCTGGGATACGTACAGGGCAACCCCGGTGGGTACCCGGCCGTCAGGGACGGCGGAGGAGAAGCAGTTGGGCAAGGACACCGAGACGAAGATCTGCGCCGCGTGCGGGCGTCCGTTCCACAACCGCAAGAAGTGGCGGTCCCGGGGTCAGTGGGACCAGATTCTGTACTGCTCGCGCCGCTGCCGGGGTGCGGCGCGCTGA
- a CDS encoding lycopene cyclase family protein, with protein MDVLVVGAGPAGLALASACAHRGLDTAVLDPAPDRSWTATYGMWWRELPHDLPETVVAARAAGRAVAIGEHRLGWDYAVLDVPALQAHLRAQLAGVRFHRGRAVGSPEPGVVALADGTQLRASVVVDAAGRWRPLDRTPSPRLPAEQTAFGVILDEETAAPLTAPGEALFMDWRADHGEDGWPTFLYVVPLGGGDVLAEETSLARRPGLPLATLRRRLHARLATYGIRPAEQARTERVSFRVDHPRHRGRGVLAFGASAPLVHPATGFSLATSLHLAPRVADAIAANLPQRPGRALAAAQRAVWPPAALAVHQFRRIGLEALLRMPPRDVPGFFERFFALPEPHRWTYLTARDDLRGTMSAMNSLFRQSDTTLRFRLVSSAFRRPVVTNEVADDPRPLQPLSDK; from the coding sequence ATGGACGTTCTGGTGGTTGGAGCGGGGCCCGCCGGGTTGGCGCTGGCCTCCGCATGCGCACACCGCGGCCTGGACACCGCTGTCCTGGACCCCGCCCCTGACCGGTCCTGGACTGCGACCTACGGCATGTGGTGGCGAGAATTACCGCACGATCTGCCCGAGACGGTGGTGGCCGCGCGCGCTGCAGGCCGCGCGGTGGCAATCGGCGAACACCGCCTGGGCTGGGATTACGCCGTCCTCGACGTTCCCGCCCTGCAGGCACATCTGCGCGCCCAGCTCGCGGGCGTGCGTTTCCATCGCGGACGCGCGGTGGGTTCACCCGAACCGGGTGTGGTGGCACTGGCCGACGGCACACAGCTGCGCGCGTCGGTGGTGGTGGACGCTGCCGGGCGATGGCGCCCGCTGGATCGGACGCCCTCCCCGCGGCTGCCGGCTGAGCAGACCGCGTTCGGCGTCATCCTCGACGAGGAGACCGCTGCCCCGCTCACCGCCCCCGGCGAGGCGCTGTTCATGGACTGGCGGGCCGATCACGGCGAAGACGGCTGGCCGACGTTCCTGTACGTGGTGCCGCTGGGCGGCGGTGACGTGCTGGCGGAGGAGACGTCGTTGGCGCGCCGGCCCGGACTGCCGCTGGCGACGCTGCGCCGCCGACTGCACGCCCGGCTGGCGACCTACGGCATCAGGCCCGCTGAGCAGGCGCGCACCGAACGGGTCTCGTTCCGGGTGGATCATCCCCGCCACCGCGGACGGGGTGTGCTGGCCTTCGGGGCGTCAGCGCCGCTGGTTCACCCGGCCACCGGCTTCAGCCTCGCGACGTCACTGCATCTGGCCCCGCGGGTGGCTGACGCGATCGCCGCGAATCTGCCGCAGCGCCCCGGCCGTGCATTGGCGGCCGCCCAGCGCGCCGTGTGGCCGCCCGCAGCGCTGGCGGTCCACCAGTTCCGGCGGATCGGACTGGAGGCGCTGCTGCGCATGCCGCCCCGCGACGTACCCGGATTCTTCGAGCGGTTCTTCGCGCTGCCCGAGCCGCACCGGTGGACCTACCTGACCGCGCGCGACGATCTGCGCGGAACCATGTCGGCGATGAATTCACTGTTCCGACAGTCAGATACGACGCTGCGCTTTCGCCTGGTGTCCTCGGCGTTCCGACGCCCGGTGGTCACCAACGAGGTGGCGGACGATCCGAGGCCGCTGCAGCCGCTCAGCGACAAGTAG
- the ectA gene encoding diaminobutyrate acetyltransferase produces the protein MDDTERRRSDGGEGVAQSWTSRPRNATAEHNSWSSFLRHPTDTDASDMQALVAGTGILDVNSTYAYLLLASDFAETCIIARRDDEVCGLVTGYHPPSRPEVLFVWQVAVAERARGTGLAVTMLDELVRRVRDARQGHPITVETTVAPTNVPSRALFGAFARRHGVPLVEKPRFAAAQFGSDGAHEDEPTLRIGPILAAVPG, from the coding sequence GTGGATGACACAGAACGAAGGCGTTCTGACGGCGGTGAGGGCGTCGCTCAGTCGTGGACCTCAAGACCACGAAACGCCACCGCCGAACACAATTCGTGGTCGTCGTTCCTGCGCCATCCCACCGACACCGACGCCTCGGACATGCAGGCGCTGGTGGCCGGCACGGGAATTCTGGATGTCAACTCCACCTACGCGTACCTGCTGCTGGCCAGCGATTTCGCCGAGACCTGCATCATCGCGCGGCGCGACGATGAGGTGTGCGGGCTGGTCACCGGATACCACCCGCCGTCACGACCCGAGGTGTTGTTCGTGTGGCAGGTGGCCGTCGCCGAGCGGGCGCGCGGCACCGGTTTGGCCGTGACCATGCTCGACGAGCTGGTCCGGCGCGTCCGCGATGCCCGGCAGGGCCATCCCATCACTGTCGAGACCACTGTCGCTCCCACCAACGTGCCCTCGCGTGCCCTGTTCGGCGCCTTCGCCCGGCGCCATGGTGTTCCGCTGGTGGAGAAACCACGTTTCGCAGCAGCACAATTCGGCAGCGACGGTGCGCACGAGGACGAACCGACACTGCGCATCGGACCGATCCTCGCCGCCGTCCCAGGCTGA
- a CDS encoding NAD(P)/FAD-dependent oxidoreductase → MASPRVAVIGAGLSGVACAQALAERGVAAEIFERGRAPGGRMASPTLHGRRVDLGAAYFTVKDPDFAAVVDGWTARGLTRPWTDTFDVLSPDGGDATTGPVRFATPDGLRSLVRDLLPAEVRLESAVESLDELTHDAVVLAMPDPQAARLAPDASEWVEYEPVIAVAAGWPDRRWALADAAFVNDDPDVSFIADDGARRGDGAAVLVAHTTAARARSHLDRPDDAVAPVLAAVARLLDITAAPSWTHAHRWTFAKPADTHGDAEFGLATAGRPLGICGDAWCASGSPRVESAWLSGRRLGAALADTLT, encoded by the coding sequence ATGGCATCACCACGGGTCGCAGTCATCGGAGCGGGTCTGTCCGGGGTGGCCTGCGCCCAGGCCCTTGCGGAGCGGGGCGTCGCCGCCGAGATCTTCGAGCGGGGCCGGGCTCCCGGGGGACGGATGGCGTCACCGACGCTGCACGGCCGTCGCGTGGACCTGGGCGCCGCGTACTTCACGGTGAAAGACCCGGACTTCGCCGCCGTCGTCGACGGGTGGACCGCCCGCGGGCTGACGCGCCCGTGGACGGACACCTTCGACGTGCTCTCCCCGGATGGCGGCGACGCCACCACCGGGCCGGTGCGCTTCGCGACCCCTGACGGGCTGCGCTCGCTGGTGCGCGACCTGCTGCCCGCGGAGGTGCGCCTGGAGTCGGCAGTCGAGTCCCTCGACGAACTGACCCACGACGCGGTGGTCCTGGCCATGCCCGATCCGCAAGCCGCGCGGCTCGCACCTGATGCGAGCGAGTGGGTGGAGTACGAGCCGGTGATCGCCGTCGCGGCGGGGTGGCCCGATCGGCGCTGGGCCTTGGCCGACGCCGCGTTCGTCAACGACGACCCCGACGTGTCGTTCATCGCCGACGACGGGGCGCGGCGCGGGGACGGCGCTGCTGTTCTGGTCGCGCACACCACCGCCGCCCGCGCCCGCAGTCACCTCGACCGCCCGGACGACGCGGTGGCGCCGGTGCTCGCCGCCGTGGCCCGGCTGCTCGACATCACCGCGGCGCCGTCGTGGACCCACGCCCACCGCTGGACGTTCGCCAAACCCGCAGACACCCATGGCGACGCGGAATTCGGCCTGGCCACCGCTGGGCGTCCGCTGGGGATCTGCGGTGATGCCTGGTGTGCCTCAGGCTCCCCACGGGTCGAGTCGGCCTGGCTGTCCGGCCGGCGGCTGGGCGCCGCGCTCGCGGACACCCTGACGTAG